The following are encoded in a window of Staphylococcus piscifermentans genomic DNA:
- the nrdD gene encoding anaerobic ribonucleoside-triphosphate reductase has protein sequence MFKIEESLSNLINKDPTVINENANKDSETFTTMRDLTAGVVSKSYALEKLLPKHVAAAHQSGDIHFHDLDYHPFQPLTNCCLIDIQGMLEHGFEIGNAQVESPKSIQTATAQIVQIIANVSSSQYGGCTVDRIDEILSPYAELNAEKHRKIAEQFVYPDQLDTYVNQQTEKDIRDAMQSLEYEINTLYTSNGQTPFVTLGFGLGTDKYNRMIQKAILNTRIQGLGHHHVTAIFPKLVFSIKKGINFAPEDPNYDVKQLALECSTKRMYPDILNYDKTVEILGDFKAPMGCRSFLPAWQNAQGENENSGRMNLGVVTLNVPRIAIETSGDLAAFWRLLDARMELIHDALVYRIERLKDAVPNNAPILYKSGAFHQRLSEKDDVMMLFKHQRATISIGYIGLYEAATVFYGPNWETNPEAKTFTLDILRRMKDFQKQWTAQYDIFFSLYSTPSESLTDRFCRLDRERFGLIPNITDKGYYQNSFHYDVRKAVSPFEKLDFEKDYPFLASGGYIHYCEYPKLTHNTKALEAVWDYAYDKVSYLGTNTPIDKCYECGFEGEFNTTAKGYTCPTCGNHNPETVDVVKRTCGYLGNPVQRPTIEGRQKEITARVKHLKDKG, from the coding sequence ATGTTTAAAATTGAAGAAAGCCTAAGCAACTTAATCAATAAAGATCCGACTGTTATTAATGAAAATGCTAATAAAGATAGTGAAACCTTTACAACGATGCGTGATTTAACGGCGGGGGTCGTTTCAAAATCTTACGCATTAGAAAAATTATTGCCGAAACATGTAGCGGCTGCACATCAATCTGGCGATATTCACTTTCATGATTTAGATTATCATCCATTTCAACCCTTAACGAATTGTTGCTTGATTGATATTCAAGGTATGTTAGAACACGGCTTTGAAATCGGCAATGCACAAGTCGAATCTCCGAAATCTATTCAAACTGCAACTGCACAGATTGTCCAAATTATTGCGAATGTGTCTAGCAGTCAGTATGGCGGATGTACAGTGGACCGCATTGATGAAATCTTAAGTCCATATGCAGAGTTAAATGCTGAGAAACATCGTAAAATAGCTGAGCAGTTTGTCTACCCTGATCAATTGGATACATATGTGAATCAACAGACTGAGAAGGATATTCGAGATGCGATGCAAAGTTTAGAATATGAAATTAATACACTGTATACTTCTAATGGCCAAACACCTTTTGTAACTTTAGGCTTTGGTCTAGGGACTGATAAGTATAACCGTATGATTCAGAAAGCTATCTTGAACACACGTATTCAAGGTTTGGGGCACCATCATGTGACAGCTATCTTTCCAAAGCTTGTCTTTTCCATCAAAAAAGGAATTAATTTCGCACCGGAAGATCCGAATTATGATGTGAAGCAGTTGGCGTTGGAATGTTCGACGAAACGGATGTATCCGGATATTTTGAATTATGATAAGACGGTGGAAATTTTAGGTGATTTCAAGGCGCCGATGGGTTGTCGTTCTTTCTTGCCGGCATGGCAGAATGCGCAAGGTGAGAACGAGAATAGTGGGCGTATGAATTTAGGGGTGGTGACGTTGAATGTGCCGCGGATTGCGATTGAAACGAGCGGGGATTTAGCGGCATTTTGGCGTTTATTGGATGCGCGTATGGAATTGATTCATGATGCGCTGGTTTATCGTATTGAGCGGTTGAAAGATGCGGTACCGAATAATGCGCCTATACTGTATAAGAGCGGTGCGTTTCATCAACGTTTATCTGAAAAGGATGATGTGATGATGTTATTTAAACATCAACGGGCAACGATTTCTATTGGTTATATCGGCTTGTATGAAGCGGCCACTGTATTTTACGGTCCTAATTGGGAAACGAATCCTGAAGCGAAAACTTTTACTTTAGATATATTGCGTCGCATGAAGGATTTTCAAAAACAGTGGACAGCACAATATGATATTTTCTTCAGTCTTTATAGTACGCCGAGTGAATCGTTGACTGATCGTTTCTGTCGTCTGGACCGTGAACGTTTCGGATTAATTCCAAATATTACAGATAAAGGTTATTATCAGAATTCATTCCATTATGATGTGCGTAAAGCTGTTTCACCTTTTGAAAAGCTTGATTTTGAAAAGGATTATCCGTTCTTGGCAAGCGGCGGTTATATTCATTATTGCGAATATCCAAAATTGACGCATAATACGAAGGCGTTGGAAGCAGTTTGGGACTATGCGTATGACAAAGTCAGTTATCTTGGAACTAATACACCTATAGATAAATGTTATGAATGCGGCTTTGAAGGTGAGTTTAATACGACAGCTAAAGGTTATACATGTCCGACTTGCGGTAACCACAATCCTGAAACGGTAGACGTAGTTAAACGCACTTGCGGCTATTTAGGCAACCCGGTGCAAAGACCGACGATTGAAGGACGTCAAAAAGAAATAACTGCACGCGTCAAACATCTGAAAGATAAGGGATGA
- the nrdG gene encoding anaerobic ribonucleoside-triphosphate reductase activating protein yields MFEQLETGQGYIAKIERESFTDGEGVRCSVYVSGCPFNCKGCYNQASQQFTYGEPFNHEVLVNIIEACSPSYIAGLSILGGEPFCNLDTVEPIVQAFRNKFGDEKSIWIWSGFIFEALQKKAGRRGELLKEIDVLVDGPFMEQLYQPGLAYKGSLNQRVIDVQTSLKACTVIEY; encoded by the coding sequence ATGTTTGAACAATTAGAAACTGGACAAGGTTATATTGCTAAAATTGAAAGAGAAAGCTTTACAGATGGAGAAGGCGTACGGTGCAGCGTCTATGTATCTGGTTGTCCATTCAATTGTAAAGGCTGCTATAACCAGGCATCCCAGCAATTCACTTATGGAGAACCATTCAATCATGAGGTGCTGGTGAACATTATTGAAGCGTGTAGCCCATCGTATATCGCAGGTTTAAGTATTTTAGGCGGAGAACCATTTTGTAATCTAGATACGGTAGAACCTATAGTGCAGGCTTTTCGAAATAAATTCGGTGATGAAAAATCTATTTGGATTTGGTCTGGATTTATTTTTGAAGCTTTGCAGAAAAAAGCAGGCAGAAGAGGGGAATTGCTGAAAGAGATTGATGTACTCGTGGATGGGCCGTTTATGGAACAGCTCTATCAACCTGGTTTAGCTTATAAAGGCTCATTGAACCAACGCGTGATTGATGTACAAACTTCTTTGAAAGCTTGTACTGTTATTGAATATTAA
- a CDS encoding DNA-3-methyladenine glycosylase: MDFINRTTPEIAKDLLGVKLTFDDGENQFSGYIVETEAYLGAIDEAAHTYNGRRTPRVQSMYKDGGTVYAHVMHTHLLINLVTQPAGTAEGILIRALEPEFITDQMIENRNGKEGIDLTNGPGKWTRAFNMTMELDGTRLNEGPLSIDVEARKLPVSIVESPRIGVPNKGEWTHKPLRFTVKGNPYVSRMRKSEMTAPEDTWKSQN, encoded by the coding sequence ATGGATTTTATCAATCGTACTACGCCAGAAATTGCGAAAGATTTATTAGGTGTCAAATTAACCTTTGATGATGGAGAAAATCAATTTTCAGGCTATATTGTAGAAACTGAAGCTTATCTCGGAGCAATCGACGAAGCGGCACATACTTATAACGGACGCCGAACGCCTCGTGTGCAATCGATGTATAAAGATGGAGGAACCGTCTACGCTCATGTTATGCATACGCATTTATTAATCAATTTAGTAACGCAACCTGCTGGTACCGCTGAAGGGATACTTATCAGAGCCTTAGAGCCTGAATTTATTACAGATCAAATGATAGAAAATAGAAATGGCAAAGAAGGCATCGATTTAACGAATGGTCCTGGCAAGTGGACACGTGCTTTCAATATGACGATGGAATTGGATGGCACGCGCTTAAATGAAGGACCGCTGTCCATTGATGTTGAGGCACGTAAACTACCTGTTTCTATCGTCGAAAGCCCACGTATCGGTGTTCCGAATAAAGGAGAATGGACACATAAACCGCTTCGCTTCACTGTTAAAGGTAATCCTTATGTCTCTCGCATGCGTAAATCTGAAATGACTGCACCAGAAGATACTTGGAAAAGTCAAAATTAA
- a CDS encoding DUF805 domain-containing protein, with the protein MEKRVGFGESFVLFWKNYVNFQGRATRPEYWFMTLWSFIIFLPITIIAVIGMSIMIAGSANGSDGMIAIGALIYFGLMIIATLIGLAMLLPSIALLFRRFHDTGRSAKIYFFFLGYAIIGYIIVILAVNASDAAAWSIILGFLIWMGYMAFAIYMFVITVLPSEPRDNKYGLVRGSARVQAGDANWRKE; encoded by the coding sequence ATGGAAAAACGAGTAGGGTTCGGGGAATCTTTTGTGCTCTTTTGGAAGAACTATGTCAATTTTCAAGGACGTGCAACACGTCCTGAATATTGGTTTATGACTTTGTGGAGTTTCATTATCTTTCTGCCCATCACAATTATTGCAGTTATCGGTATGAGTATAATGATAGCGGGCAGCGCAAATGGTTCAGATGGCATGATAGCTATCGGCGCATTAATATATTTTGGTCTGATGATTATAGCAACTTTAATCGGCTTGGCAATGCTGTTGCCTTCTATTGCATTATTGTTCCGTCGTTTTCATGATACTGGGAGATCAGCCAAAATTTATTTCTTCTTTTTAGGATATGCCATCATTGGATACATTATAGTGATTCTCGCAGTCAATGCTTCTGATGCTGCAGCTTGGTCTATCATTTTAGGATTCTTAATTTGGATGGGCTACATGGCTTTTGCGATTTATATGTTTGTCATCACTGTTTTACCGAGTGAGCCGAGAGACAATAAATATGGTCTTGTAAGAGGGAGCGCTCGTGTTCAGGCAGGTGATGCAAATTGGAGAAAAGAGTAG
- a CDS encoding DUF805 domain-containing protein, with amino-acid sequence MEKRVGFGRAFLLFWKNYFNFKGRARRAEFWWWTLWNFLIFSLLGLSSTISFFYWFANSFDGHKTAALNSAIIFMISAGLYLFLLVATLIPNIALLIRRFHDTGRKMTVPICFIVATISYNFINPMVRTDAQHHGVLWIFVVLFLLIYVALAVYIFVITLLPSQPEDNKYGRGPAGKKFEQGHAPTSHKSYSESATGSHHTHYE; translated from the coding sequence TTGGAGAAAAGAGTAGGTTTCGGTCGCGCCTTCTTGCTTTTTTGGAAAAATTATTTCAATTTTAAAGGGCGGGCCAGACGTGCTGAATTCTGGTGGTGGACACTATGGAATTTTCTTATTTTTTCGTTGCTTGGATTAAGCAGTACTATATCTTTCTTTTACTGGTTCGCTAATTCGTTTGATGGCCATAAGACAGCAGCACTCAACTCAGCTATCATCTTTATGATTAGTGCAGGACTATACCTTTTCTTACTTGTAGCAACACTGATACCGAATATCGCGTTATTAATTCGGCGATTTCATGATACAGGAAGAAAAATGACTGTACCCATTTGTTTTATCGTTGCTACGATCTCATATAACTTCATAAACCCTATGGTAAGAACAGATGCACAGCACCATGGTGTTTTATGGATATTTGTTGTTCTATTTTTATTAATCTACGTTGCCTTGGCGGTTTATATTTTTGTAATTACATTATTACCTAGTCAACCAGAAGACAACAAATACGGACGTGGTCCTGCAGGTAAAAAATTCGAGCAAGGTCATGCACCCACTTCTCATAAATCCTATTCTGAGTCAGCGACTGGCAGTCATCACACACATTATGAATAA
- a CDS encoding helix-turn-helix transcriptional regulator: MRTRVKELRARDGYNQTQLAKKAGISRQTVSLIERNEFMPSVLTAAKIARIFGERIEDIFIFEEDDYE, encoded by the coding sequence ATGAGAACACGCGTTAAAGAATTGCGGGCACGAGACGGCTATAACCAAACACAACTCGCTAAAAAAGCAGGAATTTCACGTCAAACAGTCTCTTTGATTGAAAGAAATGAATTCATGCCTTCCGTACTTACTGCAGCTAAAATAGCACGTATATTTGGAGAACGGATTGAAGATATTTTTATTTTTGAGGAGGATGATTATGAGTAA
- a CDS encoding DUF3169 family protein, which yields MSKVKRNIHSLFKIVLFALAGFIVGYSVMYFGKNDYPRIINSQGTIVSTIFTTAIITAIGALMISKINNAEKFKIKIENGDIYADKYDFLFNKNIYNASLLVYISIFFSLINIIVITLFQSTFNNVWFITIIPFLICIYLSSRYTRKITKIDDRLPKYNDPEYTNKLINAMDEGEKHCTYEALFKIYRYNISILMMLIIILAACSIITGANMAIALFSLLALYVFNITFYYVKIGKYFNQ from the coding sequence ATGAGTAAAGTTAAGAGAAATATACATTCTTTATTTAAAATTGTATTATTTGCACTAGCAGGTTTTATAGTTGGTTATAGTGTTATGTACTTCGGAAAAAACGACTATCCCAGAATAATTAATAGTCAAGGTACGATAGTAAGTACCATTTTCACAACTGCTATTATTACTGCTATTGGTGCATTGATGATTAGTAAAATAAATAATGCTGAAAAATTTAAAATTAAAATTGAAAATGGCGATATTTATGCCGATAAATATGATTTCTTATTTAATAAAAATATTTACAATGCATCTTTGTTGGTGTATATCTCTATATTTTTCAGTTTGATTAATATTATAGTCATTACATTGTTCCAATCCACATTTAATAATGTATGGTTTATCACAATTATTCCTTTTTTAATATGTATCTATTTAAGTAGCCGTTATACGCGAAAAATTACAAAAATAGATGACAGATTACCAAAATATAATGATCCTGAATATACTAACAAGCTTATCAATGCTATGGATGAAGGCGAAAAACACTGCACATATGAAGCGTTGTTTAAAATTTATCGATATAATATTTCAATTCTAATGATGTTAATCATTATTTTAGCAGCCTGTTCGATTATCACAGGAGCCAATATGGCTATTGCCTTATTTTCATTACTAGCACTCTACGTTTTCAATATTACTTTCTACTATGTCAAAATCGGTAAATATTTCAATCAATAA
- a CDS encoding ABC transporter ATP-binding protein translates to MSLELKDVTKKYGDKTVVNDISLSLENGKMLGFLGRNGAGKTTTFRMILGLTPLTEGSITYNGNKMGEQMFNKVGYLPEERGLHPKMKVKDELRYLATLKGMPRKDFDQALDYWLNRFKIIENKEKKIEALSKGNQQKIQLLASLMHRPELLILDEPFSGLDPVNVELLKSAVKDLNEEGTTIIFSSHRMEHVEELCDDVCILNNGNLVLQGDIQSIKDQFDLKKVVIETDKPLAELEEIEGVSQVNRSKREITLTVENQAAAERVYEAVTRSGFVKRFQVLEPSIQDIFIDKVGDIHE, encoded by the coding sequence ATGTCATTAGAATTAAAAGATGTCACTAAGAAATACGGCGATAAAACAGTGGTGAATGATATTTCTTTATCGCTAGAGAATGGCAAGATGTTAGGATTTTTAGGCCGCAACGGTGCAGGTAAGACGACAACATTCCGCATGATACTAGGTTTAACGCCATTGACAGAAGGTTCTATTACATATAATGGCAACAAGATGGGCGAGCAAATGTTCAATAAAGTAGGCTATCTGCCTGAAGAACGCGGTTTACATCCCAAGATGAAGGTTAAAGATGAATTACGTTATCTGGCTACTTTGAAAGGAATGCCAAGAAAAGATTTTGATCAAGCTTTAGATTATTGGTTGAATCGCTTTAAAATTATAGAAAATAAAGAGAAGAAAATAGAGGCTTTATCTAAAGGGAATCAACAAAAAATTCAATTGCTCGCTAGTCTCATGCACCGCCCTGAGCTGTTGATTTTGGATGAACCTTTCAGCGGTTTGGATCCAGTAAATGTGGAACTGTTGAAATCAGCTGTAAAAGATTTGAATGAAGAGGGGACGACTATTATTTTCAGTTCCCATCGAATGGAGCACGTTGAAGAGCTTTGTGATGATGTGTGTATTTTAAATAACGGCAACCTTGTGCTGCAAGGTGATATCCAATCTATTAAAGATCAATTTGATTTGAAAAAAGTAGTGATTGAGACAGATAAACCTCTAGCAGAATTAGAGGAAATAGAAGGAGTCTCTCAAGTGAACCGTTCCAAACGAGAAATCACTTTAACAGTAGAAAATCAAGCAGCAGCTGAACGTGTCTATGAAGCAGTGACAAGAAGCGGATTTGTTAAACGTTTCCAAGTATTAGAACCTTCTATTCAAGATATCTTTATCGACAAGGTAGGTGATATTCATGAGTAA